From the genome of Clavelina lepadiformis chromosome 2, kaClaLepa1.1, whole genome shotgun sequence:
GGTTTGTGTGGTTGCGAGGGGGTGGATACACGTCAAACATCATCATCATGTCATGTCTTGATGTTAAGAGCGCGAACTCTAGCAGGGATGGGATCTTTTGGTTAGTGATATTCGCTTTGTCCTCATCATTGAGGAACCTCCCGGTTAGAAAAGGATCCGTCCTCAGAAACCATTCTCCTGCGTTCAACAGTTGAAGTTCTGCCCAGGAGAACGTCTCCGCTCGGTCGTTTTTCCGCTGCGGAAATTTATCCGCCACATCTGTCGCCCTTAATAAGTCATCATCGTGCATGACAAACGGCACTCCGTCGGACGAAAACCGGATATCCGATTCAAATCCGTAAGCTCCGCAAGATGCCGCTATTTCGAAACTCATCAGAGTATTCTCTGGAGCGACTGTTGGCGCCCCCCTGTGACCGATCAAAAGTGGTTTTGTTCGCAGATCTGACGTCACACACGATGAAAACCACCAAGTTGGAatggtgaaaataaaaaggaaTACAATGGAATAGACGAGGTAGATAGACACCTTATAACAAGGTTTGCTAATTTTCCGTAAGACCAAAGCGAGGTACCAGGCTGTGAAAACCATCACAACCATTGCGCTGATTTGCATAAAAAGACCAGTCATTTCAAACGAAGCGTTAATTGCCAACCACTCTTCGGGgtaaaacatgtttaaaagtATGAAACCCATCACTATGATGATAAGACAAACAACAACGAACACTTTATGGCAACAGAACAGAACCAAGGCTCTGTCCATGACGCAATCAACCAACGCAGAAACCATCAGTAAGAGCATATAAGCAGCTATTATAACGGAAATGGTTAACAGCAGTATGTACCAATTAAACCAGCTTTTAAGCTgttgaaacagaaaaaagttgaCGTTGTCCGAGTCGTTGCTTGCGATGCTCCAGCAGTACAACCAAATAATGGCAGCAAAGGAGACAACAACAACGAAAACAAAGATTCCTTTTTCACATTTCGAAGTGCCCTCTTCTTCCACGTTGACTGTTCCTTGCTTCTTACACGAATACAGTGAACAACACGACTTGCACTTCATGGCTCGTCTCtggatttatttttaacaactgTCGACTTTAATTTCCAGAAAATTAAACAGATTTATTGTTAACACATTTATTGTTAACATGAGTTTTTGCGTACACTTTTAAAAAACTCATGTGTCATGCAACCAATAGTTACTGGCTCACTTTTGCGCTATAGAATCACAGAAGTAGTTCATCCTGTCAACTTAAAGTAGAGCGTTTTTAGTTAATCATTAATTTGAAGCTAAACTCAGCTGTTTAACTCATTTACGGCTTTACACGTCTTTTACACCGGGTATAATGCACACATTATAAATCGGTTTCTGTTATTTTTTACTACATTGTTGCAATGATTTAAACATTGCCACGAAGAAATACGCCGAGCGTATAGTTCCAATTTCGGCCTCATTAAGACCAATTTTCTCCTTGTACGTCATTCAATTGTAGCAAACCTGTCCTATTATTATGAAAATCTACACCACTTTAGTGGTCACACCCCCGCCGGGAAATACTGAAGCTGGCTTGTTTAAAAATTCGGTAATCGCCGAagcaaataaaatctttttcttGCTTCATGCTTCGCTCGGCCAATTTTGCCCGGTCATATCACAAATCATCAGCTCGACGTGACGTAAAAACAGTGTACATTTCCGGAATAGTAAACGCGTCATAACTTGAAAAACGTGACAGTGCGTGGTTTGGCCCCTATCCGCGTCATAAACCTGTCTGCATGACCTGTATAAGCAGGTTACTATGgtgacaaaaaaataaaaacaaattttgtgaaGCAATTCGCTTCATACAAATCTCACTAGCCTCGGCGTCATGATACTGCTGTGCCACAAAAATGACTTTGCGTAGACATCAAACATCGATATTCACGCAAGTACATTGCGATGGTTTGTAGAAGGCCGCCCCGAGCAAAAATATCGTTTGAAGAAATGTAATTAGTTAAATATTGCTCAAATTAAAGTCCAGTGGCGCTATTGGCTTTATTTGATGGTTTTGCACTTTTTTATTCGTTTGAAACGAAATCGTTTGGCCAGGTTTGAGACCTTTTCCAAGCTGAGCAAATATTTCTTGCTCAATAAAACTGGTTTCAAACTCCCGACATAAAGTTACTGGATTTACTTTTCTTCAGCCGTGACGTAAAATACCACGTCGCCGGTAGAGCGTGACCAGTCAAGTAACCAACTTGATACTgaaatttgaagttaaactTAGACTGCAATTACCAGTCGGGTCGAATTGATAAACTGGAGGTTAGAAGTCTTTTGTTTTCACGAGAGAGACTGAcagtaataaataaagttaaaaagaaaacaaagcgGTGAAAGAATTGAGTTAACGGAATGAGCCACTCCTTTCAATTATGCTTTTTCGTCGTTTTCGGTCTTCTAAGCTCAGGTGAGTACAGAATAGAAAGCAGTCTGCCAACATCTTAATTGTCACACGAAATGTGAAATTACTTGCGTTATTGTTCCTATAaagcagggcttcccaaactgggggtcgcgaccccgcaaggggtcgcgtaacgaacttcaggggtcgcagagcgcataccaattttacacgaagtacaaaatacaatcaaaacaaaatatcgttccagcctaatcaacattgaaaccgccttgagaccagcattaacatatattgagccacggctggacttgctttgtagcagaaagcagtcgcaccaatcacacagaataaatgtgtgtgcttttttgtttccagtagcctacatatgtgtaaagtagtaagtataTAGGCTCcgagtactggttgcttgaattcagtctttgcatctcaataaatgtcactaatgactaatgtatatttcgcgCTGCTAATCAaattaaacgtgaagggtcgcggaaaacttcagaagtttgaaaggggtcgcgagcaaaaaagtttgggaagccctgctaTAAAGTCATGAAATGCTTCTATAGACTACAGTGGCAAATTGTGGAATAATAATGCCACCCTAGAAAAACTGGTGATTTCTTGATTTGTACCCTTCCATAAACATATAAGAATTTAAGCTCATAAGATGACATAAACCTAAAAATGACattgacgtcatcatttaTAATTGCAAGCCTGACGTCACCAAGACTTTTACATACGTCATCGTTCCCGTAGAAACTTCTGCTGCAAGCGCTGTGGTGCAAGGGCAAAAAGAAAGCCTTTGTGTTTTGTGGTCCGGAATGTCACGCTTGGTCGAACCTAAGATTTTTCATCTCAGGTTTATCCGAGAGTCAGTCAGAGGATGAGTTGAACCTTTCGTCTTGTCACAGGTATCGTTAATGCGCTTTTCTTGGACGACCTTTTGACGAACATCGACGGTCAATCGAGCCAGGGGAAGCCCCCAAACACCGGGGCGGAAATCGAAAACTTGCTCTTCCGTTCCTGCCTCGTCTGCCATGGGACTTCGATCAGCGCCGTGACGTCATCGTGTTGGGAAACCGTCGACGACGACGACACGAGATTTGTCGCAGTTCAATCCTGCTTTGGCGCGTGCTCGGTATGTGGCGTATATGGTGATGGCACTTGTGAGAAAACTTTAAGTACTGGTAACTATGTCATTAAAGTGTCTGTGTTAGCTACTTGTATTCTTGTTAAAAGTTCtggaaatatttcaacaaaataattttgcctCGGGACGTTTTAGCGGTTAAGTATCAGCTTTACCTGAAATTTATCGAAAACTACATTGGCTCAACTTCCAAGGAATTAACTGAAGTTTGAATGTTGGAATTATTACATTACAATCATTACCTTATTACATCAGTACATCATCAATTTGAATGTTGGAAAATAAGTTACTTTTCATCAATAAAACACAGTTATTTCTATGCTTATACCTGTTTGTAAGTTGGCGCTTCCGGGCCAAGCTTTGGTGAAACAACCTCATAGCATCGAAAAAGTTAAATAGGTTTATAATATCCTTTGTATTTCTGACATACATTGTTtatatacaacaaaaattttgcatgtatGGCTTAAGGTATTGACAAATGTTTAGGCTTTATCGATAATTTTCGAAGAGTTTTTGAACGTTATGCGGCCACATAAAATCATTTAGTTTTCATCTACTCGGACTGCAAATGatggttccacgacaattaaccgtgggaaattgaccgcgaacaaactcatcggggacaactgaccgggggacaactgaccgtgacgtaaatttacctagaaccaactgaccttaaatcatattatcacttaaatcatataatttgaataatcaacaatgctaattttcgtaaaaaataaaaataaaatgcgtagcggttgatttgtgtcgccggccaatttgttgccggtcagttgaccacgtccaattgtcgccggtgaatttgttcacggtcaattgacgtgatcctgCAAATGATGCAATCGACCCACTTAAAGTTGCTCATACCAGATCGAGAATTGGCAACATGTTGTCTCAGACATCGCGATCGGTTCTCAGTTGTAAGCGAAATATAACTTTTATCTGAACTACATCTATAGCAATAATGTCCATGCATTTTTATGCAGACCACTGTGTTGAACCACACCACCATTGGTTTAATTGATTACACGCGGAAATGTGAACCAGACTGCTCTCCTGGTTGTTACCGAACAGACCAAGACACCATCCTCTGCAAATATTGTTGCAAAGGCGACAGGTATATAGATTTCTGCATAAacttattgtatttttaaaacacagCTGTATGGTCAAAATAACAATGTATTTGTAGCGTTGGAATTTTTCAATTGCACTTTTTCACCAGCAGATTTTTATGTCAAACAATGTCAACCAAAAGCACatctattttttatataaaaatcattttataaaaaatgcatGCATTCCAGCATTATGTCTACAGTTTGAAACGAACTGTAACCCGTTTAAGTCAAAACGCTTCAGCTGACAGCGATGATATATTCCAGATGTAACAGCGTTCTACCAACCCACGTGCTGAAAGGACCAGAGACGATTGCCAGACCGAGTGAATCCAACATCAAGAAGTGGTTGACTGGCTCCATGGTGAAGCCACGCCACCATGCCAGAAACCCTTCAAACAAGGTGAAAACTTGTAATTTAACGAAAGTCACAAACGAGCACACTTTGAACTTCGACCTGGGTCAATGAGCAATGATCCTATAATGACTTAtatcattatgacatcacaggtGAGAGCGCGACGTTTCATGGATATGTTGTTTCTTGAGTTCGGGATAAGAACAGAATTGCAGGAGTTCAGAGTCAGCGAAATCGTGCAAGAGGACGAAGCGCCGCTCAACTACAGATCGGTGAGTGCGACGTTGTCACCGGTTGCTTCTGCCTTCAAAAGTTATCCTGTTGTCTGTGCAACAAAAAGTGTCAAACACCTACGTCCAGTTTCTTTTctgttgtaaatttttttctttttgctttcaGTACATTAAGACCGTGATAAAAGGTTACAACGTCATAGCAACAGTACGAGGCCGCCACTACAACACCTTAGACGACGAGATAGTCGTGTTGATCGCGCACTACGACACCCACCCCGATGGTTCCAACGGGGTTGATGACAACGGGTCGGGGGTCGTTGCCCTGCTTGAGATTACTCGGCTTCTTACGCGAGACCCGGAATGTGAAAGGTGCCGACGACATCGTATTGGAACCTGTTTAAATTGCACATGACTTGTTGTTATAAAGTTTTGAAGACTGAGATTACTGAAAATCATTTAACATGcttgaattatttcaatataatttttaataattaaatcataaattgaaaaatttcctttttcCATTAATATTcactttttgattttttaaagcattttattttaagaaatcACTCAGTGATCATTGTGGGCACCGACTTCAAAGAATTTGGAAGCTTTTGGGACGGGTTGGCAAACAGCGGATACACAAATTGCATCATCGGGGACAACTTCCAAGGAATGGCGGGATCCGCACACTTCGTATGCGGCTATTTGCTTCCACATCTTCGGCGTACTGGATCAAGACTAAAGGCCGCCATTAACCTGCAATCCATTCTTAATTATGACCCGAAGTAGGTCATGTTTTTGATACTATTTATCTTTTCCTTGATTGACAGGTTAGGCACGCctgttatgattttattatttccctATATGCGTTTCACTACAGTTGTGTAGCAGTAAAGGTTTATGCTTGTCCTTGTTTGGTAGCCCTGGAACTCAACTTCtccctaacttccgagatttTATCACCGGACGTGTTTCCAACCGTCACTTTCGTCGCTTTGAAAACCAGgtagaaaatttatttttggtcaAAGCTGCAGTTACACAGTGACTTCTATGGATGGTAAAATCCCgaaattattttaatctttaaaaaatCCGATTATGTGAAGTACTTATACTTAATATGTGTAGCTTACACACTGGCAGTAATCACCGTAACCAACAGCAAATGAACAAATTATAATCGATTGATCAGGAAACATTCATAAAATTCCACCGATCTCTTCCAGGTGAACATGAAGCATAATGTTGGCGACTGGATCCTTGCCAGTTACAAGCAACTTCCGTCTGATCCTGGACAAGCTTCAACAATTGTCGATACGTTACGTCAGGAATGGAAAGATTATGACGTCAGTACTTCTTTTAAGCCAGCGATTATTCAGCAAGAGATTCCACCCGATGGTTAGATGTGAATCATCTTTATAATAATTtctattttgtcaaaatttgtccatACAAAGTATAGGCTTGTGGGAAAGTAGTTGATGTAAGTAGCTGAATGAGATGAATGAGCTCAACAAAAAGtaactaaacattttaacgGTTTTATTCAAGACGCCCAGAATATTTTTGACGAGGACGATTGCAAACCTTTCTCAAAACTACGAACGCCTCTGCCCTGTATAACATTGACAGACACAGGTGAACGAACTTGGCCACTGCCAATTGGTTCCAATTAGCCTTGACAGAAGCACTTTGTCTTAAGACGGCACCTTGCGCATAATTGTGCATGTCGTGTTGCTGTGGTGCGCCTTGTAAAGCAATAACCTTTGCTTGCTTTCCATAGGTTCGTTGCGAGGTTATATGAGAAGATGTCACAATAAAGGTTGTGACAATAGAAATCACTTGAGTGACGACAGAATCAAGTTTGTTGCCAAGGTAATGACGTCAAGGTTGCCAGTAATCTTGTTTAAAAAAGGTTACAAAAAACTATATTCTGTgcaaacaacaaacagtttACATAATTTTTGTGGCGTCAAGGTTGTTGATACGGTGTGGCGTGTCGTGGAAGAATGGACTTCAAGCACTTGCCCCCCTTCAACGAAAAGCCACGCCATCACCACCACATCAACTACCAGCAGACCGATGACGTCAACTTTAGCACACATTGCTGGAACTTTCTTTCCAACCTCGTCCACTTCATACCCAGTCACCACTCAAACCAGTGTTCATCATCAAAATAGAAAGCAAAgagtaaaagtaaaaagatGCCAGAAACCACTGATGAAGGTACAATCATTTTTCCTTCAAGGACGGTACGACTAAGATTTTCCTTTTGATGACCGGGCAGAAAACACCTATTGATTCAATATGAGATGTTTATTGGGTCACCCGCTTATTTACTGAGTTCTTTCAGAGTTCATTGAGAAATGGAGTTCGTTCGGTGAATATTGTCGCCACTTGCCGCTTCTCGGAGTCTGCCTTGGAACTTTGCGAACGACCGGATGACAGCGTGTGGGCTTTACTGAACAGCAAATCTGCCTGGATTCCAAAGAAAGACAAGAAAAAACACAACAGAAATTTATGGTGAGCTCAGTGGATTATGCGATCATATCGGCTATGAAGCGTAAAACGtcatttaaaaagttattcCAGCGCGTtggatgaaataaaatttcatcattaCCACTCAAAAACCAAACGTACGCTCTTTTAAAATTCTTGTATTTGTTTAAGGTTCATGCACAGAGAGTTGAAAGTTCAAATCCCTCGGAGTTGAACAAACAATTCTTCTTTTCCAGGTTTCAAGTTGATTTGGGCGAGAGAAGCAGAGTGACCGCCATATCCCTCCAAGGCGTACGTAAGCAAGGATTCATCCGTTcctttatgatgtcatatagCAACGATGGGAGGAACTGGAATTGGCACATCCCCGCAAAACCTCTCAGGAAGACGGCTTCCGAGATTCGAGGAAACAAGAACGGAAAACGAGCCGTGAAGCGGAAATTGAAACCAGTCATAAACGCGCGATATTTACGTATTCATCCGCGCAAATGGAAACGACGCATCGCGCTGAGAATGGAGTTGCATGGATGCACTAAGTAAGTTTTCTGTGACATTTTCTCTCAAGTTCCCTGCGATAAGTGAAAGATCTTGAACTTGATCGAGCAGGTGACAAACCTatgtttttttgtataaaaagtcAAACTAACTTGCACAGATTTTACCTTCTGATTTTGTCACTTCTAGGGCGTGCTTTTGTTTCAtgacttttattttgttattgtcaCTTTCTTCCGCAAATGCGCTTCTTTTTCTCTTTGTGTTTTTCACAACAGATATATTCTACAGTCTACACGCAAGGTACAACTACGTTTCTTTACTTTGTGATTTGTATATTGTGTAGTGCTACGTGACAATCAATATGGCCAAGGGTGGAAAGTTATAAGCT
Proteins encoded in this window:
- the LOC143444869 gene encoding glycerophosphoinositol inositolphosphodiesterase GDPD2-like, with product MKCKSCCSLYSCKKQGTVNVEEEGTSKCEKGIFVFVVVVSFAAIIWLYCWSIASNDSDNVNFFLFQQLKSWFNWYILLLTISVIIAAYMLLLMVSALVDCVMDRALVLFCCHKVFVVVCLIIIVMGFILLNMFYPEEWLAINASFEMTGLFMQISAMVVMVFTAWYLALVLRKISKPCYKVSIYLVYSIVFLFIFTIPTWWFSSCVTSDLRTKPLLIGHRGAPTVAPENTLMSFEIAASCGAYGFESDIRFSSDGVPFVMHDDDLLRATDVADKFPQRKNDRAETFSWAELQLLNAGEWFLRTDPFLTGRFLNDEDKANITNQKIPSLLEFALLTSRHDMMMMFDVYPPPRNHTNHLDYFNVIIEILLKSGIPQKNVFWLYGKTDLAPNFTLVSPDPNESGIGLLNLLFSTVTSKIVESNASVISYTINEEWAFSRAWCQGVWAVTTDYCSTFAKMTKPSWTLSRPEFLATWITIDIVCLLAVLVIFIYFHKKPTGVDTAVEVFPSTFTIDTVAASVVQLNDL
- the LOC143446913 gene encoding uncharacterized protein LOC143446913; translation: MSHSFQLCFFVVFGLLSSGIVNALFLDDLLTNIDGQSSQGKPPNTGAEIENLLFRSCLVCHGTSISAVTSSCWETVDDDDTRFVAVQSCFGACSTTVLNHTTIGLIDYTRKCEPDCSPGCYRTDQDTILCKYCCKGDRCNSVLPTHVLKGPETIARPSESNIKKWLTGSMVKPRHHARNPSNKVRARRFMDMLFLEFGIRTELQEFRVSEIVQEDEAPLNYRSYIKTVIKGYNVIATVRGRHYNTLDDEIVVLIAHYDTHPDGSNGVDDNGSGVVALLEITRLLTRDPECERNHSVIIVGTDFKEFGSFWDGLANSGYTNCIIGDNFQGMAGSAHFVCGYLLPHLRRTGSRLKAAINLQSILNYDPNPGTQLLPNFRDFITGRVSNRHFRRFENQVNMKHNVGDWILASYKQLPSDPGQASTIVDTLRQEWKDYDVSTSFKPAIIQQEIPPDDAQNIFDEDDCKPFSKLRTPLPCITLTDTGSLRGYMRRCHNKGCDNRNHLSDDRIKFVAKVVDTVWRVVEEWTSSTCPPSTKSHAITTTSTTSRPMTSTLAHIAGTFFPTSSTSYPVTTQTSVHHQNRKQRVKVKRCQKPLMKSSLRNGVRSVNIVATCRFSESALELCERPDDSVWALLNSKSAWIPKKDKKKHNRNLWFQVDLGERSRVTAISLQGVRKQGFIRSFMMSYSNDGRNWNWHIPAKPLRKTASEIRGNKNGKRAVKRKLKPVINARYLRIHPRKWKRRIALRMELHGCTK